A stretch of DNA from Candidatus Methylomirabilis lanthanidiphila:
CCTACTCAGTGCGCCTCGTACTTCTGTAACAGCTCAGCCACCTTCGTATGCCCGCTAGAAACGGCATACACCAGGGCCGTCCGGCGATTATGATCCACCGCCCTCACGTCAGCGCCTTGAGTGAGCAGCCGCTCGACACTCTCGGCATGCCCGCTCCCGGACGCCAGCATCAGGGCGGTCGCGCCATTACCCGCCTTGGCATTGACATCAGCGCCGTGATTCAGGAGCCGCTCGACAATCCCGGCATACCCGTACTCGGATGCATACATCAGGGCAGTCACGCCATTACCCGCCCTGGCATTGACATCAGCGCCGTGATTCAGGAGCCGCTCGACAATCCCGGCATACCCGTGCTTGGACGCATGCATCAGGGGTGTTCCGCTATTCTGATCCCTCGCGTTGGCATCAGCGCCGTGATTCAGCAGCAGCTCGACAACCGAGGCATGCTCGTACCAGGACGCGCGCATCAGGGGAGTCCAGCCATCGCGATCCCTCGCGTTGGCATCAGCGCCGTGATTCAGCAGCAGCTCGACAACCGAGGCGTGCCCTTTCTCAGACGCGCGCATCATGGCTATCCCGCC
This window harbors:
- the ankX_2 gene encoding Phosphocholine transferase AnkX, translated to MGFFGSLFEGSGNPADRLIEASKSGDVEKVKRVLAEGADVNARDADGWTALIHASFYGHTPVVELLLNKGADVHVRDNKGFVVLIPASWRGHTPVVELLLNKGADVYVKNEDGGIAMMRASEKGHASVVELLLNHGADANARDRDGWTPLMRASWYEHASVVELLLNHGADANARDQNSGTPLMHASKHGYAGIVERLLNHGADVNARAGNGVTALMYASEYGYAGIVERLLNHGADVNAKAGNGATALMLASGSGHAESVERLLTQGADVRAVDHNRRTALVYAVSSGHTKVAELLQKYEAH